Part of the Paeniglutamicibacter sulfureus genome, TGTAGCTTGCCACCACATCGGCGGCATCAAAGTCGGTCCCGTCGCTGAACCGGGCGTCTCGGCGCAGCGGAACCGTCCAGGTGCGCGCGTCCTTGGAGACCGTCGGTTCCGCCGCGGCCAACAGCGGTACGATCCGGGGCAACCGGTCGGGGGGACCTGCCAGGGTGTACAGCGATTCGTTGACCTTGCCCGTGCCGTTGTTGTCGAACCCCGCCAGCGGGTTGAGCGTCTCCGGCAAGGCCGCGGTGAGCAGTGCCAGGGAGCCTTGTTCCGAAAGTGTTGCACCCGTCCCGGGGGCGGCGGGTGCGCAGCCGGTGCCGACCAATAGAATGGAGGCAAGAAGGGCCAGCGTCGTCAGGCGTTGTGGATTTCGCACGTTCGGGGTTTGGGCCTTTCATCCGGGTCGCCGGCGGGCAAACGGGATGCGGCAACGCCCCTACTGTACATCTGTCTGGGCAGACAGATGAAGGGTTCGGGGGATGGGTCCGGTGAGCTTGGGCACCAGCCCGCAACGAAGGGAAGGAGGGGACCACGTGCCGGAAACGGAACGCAGCAAGATCGGGGCGGACGCGGTGGCCGCCTCGGAACCGAACATGCCCGAGTGGATCGATGTCTTTGCCTTGGTTGCGGATGCCACGCGGATGAAGATCCTCATCGCCATGCACGCCGCCCCGGACTCCTCGGTGAGCCAGCTGGCCACCGCCACGGCGCTGGGCGCGAACACCGTCACCCAAGCCCTGGCCACCTTGCACAAGGCGGGCGTGGTGAGCGTGC contains:
- a CDS encoding ArsR/SmtB family transcription factor produces the protein MPETERSKIGADAVAASEPNMPEWIDVFALVADATRMKILIAMHAAPDSSVSQLATATALGANTVTQALATLHKAGVVSVRADGRYRRWTLTHPEVHRLLHQMQAPHSELHPEH